A single window of Bradyrhizobium daqingense DNA harbors:
- a CDS encoding class I adenylate-forming enzyme family protein: protein MDWSQSQIPPMRLEVRFGDRVVPAFAERPAGLWAMVAEACDRNGDGEALICGDVRLSWRQAVEQAARIAAGFRKLGLERGDRVAILLGNRIEFPLLLFAAAHEGLVTVLLSTRQQKPEIAYVLADCGAKLLIHEAALAERLPDAQDTPDLIHRIAIDDDPARSRFAALSDNAAAPAPVEVNEEDTAMILYTSGTTGKPKGAMLAHCNIVHSSMVFVSCLQLTAADRSVAAVPLGHVTGVVANITTMIRCGGALIIMPEFKAADYLKLAARERVTYTVMVPAMYNLCLLQPDFDGYDLSSWRIGGFGGAPMPVATIERLKAKIPGLKLMNCYGATETTSPSTIMPGELTESHIDSVGLPCPGARIVAMGADGRELPPGEIGELWIQSASVIKGYWNNPKATTESFTSGFWHSGDLGSVDADGFVRVFDRQKDMINRGGLKIYSAEVESVLAGHPAVVESAIIAKACPVLGERVHAVVVTRSPVADTDLRAWCAERLSDYKVPETVAITAEPLPRNANGKVLKRQLRELLGS from the coding sequence ATGGATTGGTCGCAATCTCAGATCCCGCCGATGCGGCTCGAGGTGCGCTTTGGCGATCGGGTGGTGCCGGCGTTCGCGGAGCGGCCGGCTGGCCTCTGGGCGATGGTCGCGGAAGCCTGCGACCGCAATGGAGACGGCGAAGCGCTGATCTGCGGCGATGTCCGCCTGAGCTGGCGGCAGGCGGTGGAGCAGGCCGCGCGGATCGCGGCGGGGTTCCGCAAGCTTGGCCTCGAGCGCGGCGACCGCGTCGCCATCCTGCTCGGCAACCGCATCGAATTTCCGCTGCTGCTGTTTGCCGCCGCCCATGAGGGGCTGGTCACAGTCCTGCTCAGCACGCGTCAGCAAAAGCCGGAGATTGCCTATGTGCTTGCCGATTGCGGCGCGAAGCTCCTGATCCACGAGGCAGCGCTCGCCGAGCGGCTGCCCGATGCGCAGGATACGCCCGATCTGATCCATCGCATCGCCATCGACGACGATCCGGCCCGGTCCCGCTTCGCCGCGCTTTCCGACAACGCGGCGGCGCCTGCGCCGGTCGAGGTGAACGAAGAGGACACCGCGATGATCCTCTACACCTCGGGCACCACGGGCAAGCCGAAGGGCGCGATGCTGGCCCATTGCAACATCGTCCACTCCTCGATGGTGTTCGTGTCCTGTCTGCAATTGACGGCAGCGGATCGCTCGGTCGCCGCGGTGCCGCTCGGCCATGTCACCGGCGTCGTCGCCAACATCACGACCATGATCCGCTGCGGTGGCGCGCTGATCATCATGCCCGAGTTCAAGGCGGCCGATTACCTCAAGCTCGCCGCGCGCGAGCGCGTCACCTACACCGTGATGGTGCCGGCGATGTACAATCTCTGCCTGCTCCAGCCCGATTTCGACGGCTATGACCTGTCGAGCTGGCGCATCGGCGGCTTCGGCGGCGCGCCGATGCCGGTCGCGACCATCGAGAGGCTCAAGGCGAAGATTCCCGGCCTGAAGCTGATGAACTGCTACGGCGCGACCGAGACGACGTCGCCCTCGACGATCATGCCGGGCGAGCTGACCGAGAGCCATATCGACAGCGTCGGCCTGCCGTGTCCGGGCGCGCGTATCGTCGCGATGGGGGCGGACGGGCGCGAGCTGCCTCCTGGCGAGATCGGCGAGCTCTGGATCCAGAGCGCCTCCGTCATCAAGGGCTATTGGAACAATCCGAAGGCCACCACCGAGAGCTTCACCAGCGGGTTCTGGCACTCCGGCGATCTCGGCTCCGTCGATGCCGATGGCTTCGTCCGCGTGTTCGACCGGCAGAAGGACATGATCAACCGCGGCGGCCTGAAGATCTATTCGGCCGAGGTCGAATCCGTGCTGGCCGGCCACCCCGCCGTGGTCGAGAGCGCGATCATCGCCAAGGCCTGTCCGGTGCTGGGCGAGCGCGTCCACGCCGTCGTGGTGACGCGCAGCCCGGTCGCCGACACCGACTTGCGGGCCTGGTGCGCGGAGCGGCTGTCCGACTACAAGGTTCCCGAGACCGTGGCGATCACCGCCGAGCCGTTGCCACGCAATGCCAATGGCAAGGTGCTGAAGCGGCAGCTGCGGGAGCTGCTCGGAAGCTGA
- a CDS encoding NnrU family protein: MGLVVMILGLVLFFAAHVFTTKRKARAQAIAKLGEGTYKILYSLVSLAGLALIIWGYAHYRSTGWIDLWYPPKAMKHITLALMLPAVILVVASYLRGRIYATLKHPMLAGIKLWAAAHLLANGDLGSIILFGSFLGWAVYDRITLKRRTDGGGPPIPVGGVSNDLIAVAVGVVAYLALAFAFHPVVIGVPVIGV, translated from the coding sequence GTGGGTCTGGTGGTCATGATCCTGGGGCTGGTGTTGTTTTTCGCAGCCCATGTCTTCACGACGAAACGCAAGGCGCGCGCGCAGGCGATCGCGAAGCTCGGCGAGGGGACCTACAAGATCCTCTATTCGCTGGTCTCGCTGGCGGGGCTCGCGCTGATCATCTGGGGTTATGCCCATTACCGCAGCACCGGCTGGATCGACCTCTGGTATCCGCCGAAGGCGATGAAGCACATCACGCTGGCTTTGATGCTGCCCGCAGTCATTCTGGTGGTGGCCTCTTACTTGCGCGGCCGCATTTATGCGACGCTGAAGCATCCAATGCTGGCCGGCATCAAGCTGTGGGCCGCTGCGCACCTGCTCGCCAATGGCGATCTCGGCTCCATCATCCTGTTTGGCTCGTTCCTGGGCTGGGCGGTGTATGATCGCATCACGCTGAAGCGTCGCACCGATGGCGGTGGGCCGCCGATACCCGTCGGCGGCGTCAGCAACGATCTGATCGCAGTCGCGGTCGGCGTCGTTGCTTACCTGGCGCTGGCCTTTGCGTTCCATCCGGTCGTGATCGGCGTCCCCGTGATCGGGGTCTAG
- a CDS encoding IS3-like element ISRj2 family transposase (programmed frameshift), with product MTKKSRRTHSPAFKAKVALAAVKGDKTLAELAQLFDVHPNQITIWKNQLLEGAAGVFGHDKTSAETPVDLKALHAKIGELALENGFFVRRAHQGGPAERKAMIDRGHDLSIVRQAKVLKLARSTVYYEPRPVSAEDLALMRRLDELHLDYPFAGARMLRSLLRREGVYAGRRHIATLMKRMGIEAVYRRPNTSKPAPGHKIYPYLLRGLKIERPDHAWAMDITYIPMRRGFVYLAAVVDVFSRRVLAHRVSITMEAAFCVEAVQEALAKHGRPAIFNTDQGSQFTSLEFTDVLLDAKIAISMDGKGAWRDNVFVERLWRTVKYEEVYLRAYDSVSEARASIAKYLAFYNQGRPHSSLDGRTPDEAYFGTQAMVMAA from the exons ATGACGAAGAAGAGCCGCCGGACGCATTCTCCGGCATTCAAGGCGAAGGTTGCTTTGGCTGCGGTCAAAGGAGACAAGACACTGGCGGAGCTGGCGCAACTGTTTGATGTTCATCCGAACCAGATCACGATCTGGAAAAACCAGCTCCTGGAAGGCGCCGCCGGCGTGTTTGGGCATGACAAGACATCGGCCGAGACGCCGGTCGATTTGAAGGCGTTGCATGCCAAGATCGGCGAGCTGGCGTTGGAAAACG GATTTTTTGTCCGGCGCGCTCACCAAGGCGGGCCTGCTGAGCGCAAAGCGATGATCGACCGCGGTCATGATCTTTCTATCGTGCGCCAGGCGAAGGTCCTGAAGCTGGCTCGCAGCACGGTCTACTATGAACCTCGGCCAGTTTCGGCCGAGGACCTTGCCTTGATGCGTCGGCTCGATGAGCTGCATCTCGATTATCCCTTCGCGGGAGCGCGTATGCTGCGATCGTTGCTGCGGCGGGAGGGGGTATACGCCGGTCGCCGCCACATCGCGACGCTGATGAAGCGCATGGGGATCGAGGCGGTCTATCGTCGCCCGAACACGAGCAAGCCGGCTCCGGGTCACAAGATCTACCCGTACCTGTTGCGCGGATTGAAGATCGAGCGGCCCGACCATGCGTGGGCAATGGACATCACCTACATTCCGATGCGGCGTGGCTTCGTCTATCTCGCGGCGGTCGTCGATGTGTTCAGCCGACGGGTCCTGGCCCATCGCGTCTCGATCACAATGGAGGCGGCCTTCTGCGTCGAAGCGGTCCAGGAGGCGTTGGCGAAGCACGGCAGGCCCGCGATTTTCAACACGGACCAGGGCAGCCAGTTCACCAGCCTCGAGTTCACCGATGTGCTGCTGGACGCGAAGATCGCCATCAGCATGGATGGCAAGGGCGCCTGGCGCGACAACGTGTTTGTCGAGCGGCTCTGGCGCACGGTCAAATACGAAGAAGTTTATCTCCGCGCCTACGACAGCGTGTCCGAGGCGCGAGCGTCAATTGCCAAGTATCTGGCCTTCTACAATCAGGGACGCCCTCACTCGAGCCTTGACGGGCGCACGCCCGACGAGGCTTACTTCGGCACGCAAGCTATGGTGATGGCCGCATGA
- a CDS encoding ABC transporter substrate-binding protein: MMTTFARHTAAFLACAAFGFATSAQAQDKTVKIGVLNDMSSLYADIGGPNSVVAIKMAVEDSGLLKKGWKIEVLSGDHQNKPDVGVNIARQWIDNEKVDAIADTPSSGVALAVSNLVKEKNAVLLNSGAATADLTGKACTPNTISYTYDTYMLANGTGKALTKAGGDSWFFLTADYAFGHALERDTGAVVTANGGKLLGGVKHPLNTADFSSFLLQAQSSKAKIIGLANAGGDTTNAIKQAAEFGIVQGGQKLAALLLFINDVHSLGLKTAQGLTFTESFYWDLNDKTREWSKRFAAQASKNAMPSMTQAGNYAMVLHYLKAMEALGGNPRDGAKVVAKMKELPTDDPLFGNGPLRQDGRRLIPAYLFEVKKPEESKGPWDYYKQIATIAPEDAAKPLKDSDCPLVKK; encoded by the coding sequence ATGATGACGACGTTCGCACGCCATACCGCCGCCTTTCTGGCCTGCGCCGCTTTCGGTTTTGCCACATCCGCCCAGGCTCAGGACAAGACCGTCAAGATCGGCGTGCTCAACGACATGTCCAGCCTCTATGCCGACATCGGCGGCCCGAACTCCGTGGTCGCGATCAAGATGGCGGTCGAGGATTCCGGCCTGCTCAAGAAGGGCTGGAAGATCGAAGTCCTGAGCGGCGACCACCAGAACAAGCCTGACGTCGGCGTCAACATCGCCCGGCAGTGGATCGACAACGAGAAGGTCGACGCGATCGCGGACACGCCGAGTTCCGGCGTGGCGCTCGCGGTGAGCAACCTCGTCAAGGAGAAGAATGCGGTGCTGCTCAATTCGGGCGCGGCCACCGCGGACCTCACCGGCAAGGCCTGCACGCCGAACACCATCTCCTATACTTACGACACCTACATGCTCGCCAACGGCACCGGCAAGGCGCTGACCAAGGCCGGCGGCGACAGCTGGTTCTTCCTGACTGCCGATTACGCGTTCGGTCATGCGCTGGAGCGCGACACCGGCGCGGTCGTCACCGCCAATGGCGGCAAGCTGCTCGGCGGCGTCAAGCACCCGCTCAACACCGCGGACTTCTCTTCCTTCCTGCTTCAGGCGCAATCGTCGAAGGCCAAGATCATCGGCCTCGCCAATGCTGGCGGCGACACCACCAACGCCATCAAGCAGGCCGCCGAGTTCGGCATCGTCCAGGGCGGCCAGAAGCTCGCGGCGCTGCTGCTGTTCATCAACGACGTGCACTCGCTGGGCCTCAAGACCGCGCAGGGCCTGACCTTCACCGAGTCGTTCTACTGGGACCTGAATGACAAGACCCGTGAATGGTCCAAGCGCTTCGCGGCGCAGGCCAGCAAGAACGCAATGCCCTCGATGACCCAGGCCGGCAACTACGCCATGGTGCTGCATTATCTGAAGGCGATGGAAGCGCTCGGCGGCAATCCCCGTGATGGTGCCAAGGTCGTCGCCAAGATGAAGGAGCTTCCGACCGACGATCCGCTGTTCGGCAACGGCCCCCTGCGCCAGGACGGACGCCGCCTGATCCCGGCCTATCTGTTCGAGGTGAAGAAGCCCGAGGAGTCGAAGGGTCCGTGGGATTATTACAAGCAGATCGCCACGATCGCCCCGGAAGATGCGGCCAAGCCGCTCAAGGACAGCGACTGCCCGCTGGTGAAGAAGTGA
- a CDS encoding SDR family NAD(P)-dependent oxidoreductase, whose translation MTKPLTDRIALVTGASRGIGYATAIALAKAGAHIVAVARTQGGLEELDDEIRKDGGSATLVPLNLTDSDGIARLGAGLHERYGKLDILVGNAGVLGPSSPVGHIELKAFNDVMAVNVSANFQLIRCMEPLLKQSDAGRAVFITSAAANKATAYVSPYAASKAALETLARAWAQETANTKLRVNLFNPGPVRTRMRATLMPGEDPETLDTPEQVAEFILPMCAPDWTETGKFYDYKTRSLMSFRPPA comes from the coding sequence ATGACAAAACCCCTCACCGACCGCATCGCTCTCGTCACCGGCGCCTCGCGCGGCATCGGCTATGCCACGGCCATCGCTCTGGCAAAGGCCGGCGCGCATATCGTTGCGGTGGCGCGGACGCAGGGCGGGCTGGAAGAGCTGGACGACGAGATCCGCAAGGACGGCGGCAGCGCCACCCTGGTGCCGCTCAACCTCACCGATTCCGACGGTATCGCGCGGCTGGGTGCCGGCCTGCATGAGCGCTACGGCAAGCTCGACATCCTGGTCGGCAATGCGGGCGTGCTCGGCCCATCCTCGCCGGTCGGCCATATCGAGCTGAAGGCCTTCAACGACGTGATGGCGGTGAACGTCTCCGCGAACTTCCAGCTGATCCGCTGCATGGAGCCGCTGCTGAAGCAATCCGATGCAGGCCGCGCCGTCTTCATCACCTCGGCGGCCGCCAACAAGGCCACCGCCTATGTCAGCCCCTACGCAGCGTCGAAGGCTGCGCTGGAAACCCTGGCGCGCGCCTGGGCGCAGGAGACCGCGAACACCAAGCTGCGCGTCAATCTGTTCAATCCCGGCCCGGTCCGCACCCGCATGCGCGCGACCCTGATGCCGGGCGAAGACCCCGAGACGCTCGATACGCCCGAGCAGGTGGCCGAATTCATCCTGCCGATGTGCGCGCCCGACTGGACCGAGACCGGCAAGTTCTACGACTACAAGACGCGCAGCCTGATGAGCTTCCGCCCGCCGGCCTGA
- the der gene encoding ribosome biogenesis GTPase Der, which translates to MSFTIAIIGRPNVGKSTLFNRLVGQKLALVDDLPGVTRDRREGEARLGDLEFTIIDTAGLDEGAKGSLTARMQEQTETAIAQADALFFVIDARIGLTPTDRAFADFARKANKPVLLVANKSEGKHGDAGAMEAFALGLGDPIQISAEHGEGMGELYDELAKLMPEPVDEDEDEDDAPISEEEAATRPIRVAIVGRPNAGKSTLINHLLGEERLLTSPEAGTTRDSIAVEINWKGRDFRVFDTAGLRRRSRIEEKLEKLSVADALRAVRFAEVVVLMMDTQNRFEEQDLRIADLIEREGRAVVLAVNKWDLMETKGGGAISGLRRDADHWLPQLKGVPIVAVSGLMGEGIDRLMQAIQDAYAIWNRRVPTAALNRWFEQAIQANPPPAVSGRRLKLNYITQTKARPPSFVLFCSRADAVPQSYLRYLTNSMRETFELPGTPVRITLREKANPFAHKRKRPS; encoded by the coding sequence ATGTCCTTCACGATCGCCATCATCGGCCGGCCCAATGTCGGCAAATCGACGCTGTTCAACCGTCTGGTCGGGCAGAAGCTCGCGCTGGTCGATGACCTGCCGGGCGTCACCCGCGACCGTCGCGAGGGTGAGGCCAGGCTCGGCGATCTCGAGTTCACCATCATCGATACCGCCGGCCTCGACGAGGGTGCCAAGGGCTCGCTGACCGCGCGCATGCAGGAGCAGACCGAGACCGCGATCGCCCAGGCCGACGCGCTGTTCTTCGTCATCGACGCCCGTATCGGCCTGACGCCGACCGATCGTGCCTTCGCCGATTTCGCCCGCAAGGCCAACAAGCCGGTGCTGCTGGTCGCCAACAAGAGCGAAGGCAAGCATGGCGATGCCGGTGCGATGGAAGCCTTTGCGCTCGGCCTCGGCGATCCCATCCAGATCTCGGCCGAGCATGGCGAGGGCATGGGCGAGCTTTATGACGAGCTTGCCAAGCTGATGCCCGAGCCGGTCGATGAGGACGAGGACGAGGACGACGCGCCGATCTCGGAGGAAGAGGCCGCCACGCGTCCGATCCGGGTCGCCATCGTCGGCCGGCCCAATGCCGGCAAGTCGACGCTGATCAATCATCTGCTCGGCGAGGAGCGCCTGTTGACCAGCCCGGAGGCCGGCACCACGCGCGATTCCATCGCGGTCGAGATCAACTGGAAGGGCCGCGATTTCCGCGTGTTCGACACCGCGGGCCTGCGCCGGCGCTCGCGCATCGAGGAAAAGCTGGAGAAGCTATCGGTCGCGGACGCGTTGCGCGCGGTGCGCTTTGCCGAAGTCGTCGTGCTGATGATGGACACGCAGAACCGCTTCGAGGAGCAGGACCTGCGCATTGCCGATCTGATCGAGCGCGAGGGACGGGCGGTCGTGCTTGCCGTCAACAAATGGGACCTGATGGAGACCAAGGGCGGCGGCGCGATCTCGGGCCTGCGCCGCGACGCCGACCATTGGCTGCCGCAGCTCAAGGGCGTGCCAATCGTCGCCGTGTCGGGCCTGATGGGCGAGGGCATCGACCGTCTGATGCAGGCGATCCAGGACGCCTATGCGATCTGGAACAGGCGTGTGCCGACGGCTGCGCTCAATCGCTGGTTCGAGCAGGCGATCCAGGCCAATCCGCCGCCGGCCGTCTCCGGGCGCAGGCTGAAGCTGAACTACATCACCCAGACCAAGGCGCGCCCGCCGAGCTTCGTGCTGTTCTGCTCGCGTGCCGATGCGGTGCCGCAATCCTATTTGCGCTATCTCACCAACTCGATGCGCGAGACGTTCGAACTGCCGGGCACGCCGGTCCGCATCACGCTTCGCGAAAAGGCCAATCCCTTCGCGCACAAGCGCAAGCGGCCGTCGTGA
- a CDS encoding tetratricopeptide repeat protein, which yields MSDLFGEVDEEMRREQLKKLWDKYSIYFIVLMVLIVAGVAGWRGYQYLESKKAAEAGAAFEKAVELSEQDKHADAEKAFTELAAKAPSGYRTLARLRAAGEAASRDSKAAAKMYDDIAADRSVGGEWQDLAKLRAAGLMLDSASYADMQQRLEASAAPKSTFRHSAREMLALSAWRNNDMTAARKWLDAISEDNETPPGLRSRAEALQALLPPVAKS from the coding sequence GTGTCTGATTTATTTGGCGAAGTCGACGAGGAAATGCGTCGCGAACAGCTCAAGAAGCTGTGGGACAAGTATTCGATCTACTTCATCGTCCTGATGGTGCTGATCGTCGCTGGCGTCGCCGGCTGGCGCGGCTATCAGTATCTGGAGTCCAAGAAAGCCGCCGAGGCCGGCGCGGCCTTCGAGAAGGCCGTCGAGCTGTCCGAGCAGGACAAGCACGCGGACGCGGAGAAGGCCTTCACCGAGCTCGCCGCCAAGGCCCCGTCGGGCTATCGCACGCTGGCGCGGCTGCGCGCTGCGGGCGAGGCCGCCAGCCGCGATTCCAAGGCCGCGGCAAAAATGTATGACGACATCGCCGCCGATCGCAGCGTCGGCGGCGAGTGGCAGGATCTGGCCAAGCTCCGGGCCGCCGGTCTCATGCTCGACAGCGCGAGCTATGCCGACATGCAGCAGCGGCTGGAGGCCTCCGCCGCGCCGAAATCGACCTTCCGCCACAGCGCCCGCGAAATGCTGGCGCTTTCGGCCTGGCGCAACAACGACATGACCGCGGCCCGCAAATGGCTCGACGCGATCTCCGAGGATAACGAAACACCGCCCGGCCTGCGCTCGCGCGCCGAGGCGCTTCAAGCCCTGCTGCCCCCCGTCGCCAAAAGCTGA
- a CDS encoding acyltransferase family protein, with the protein MNAGECVRRLFFVIFAPDSQQESSPLSGRKSTQATVRICGASSCLLFATNEINPVYWTLHVEIVGSILLPLMLLNAPLALILCFGLQFWPAHLVPLWVMTNMLLFSFAAGVLTYRLVEKVQFRVERYWGIGGAMLLVFAHAVIGPRSFSGWHLGSIEALRVNLGAMDNLGLLAQHSLETTGAAVLVAVLACNPIRLLQAAPLRMLGQISYSVYVAHIPALILVAAAVSLVTSDPVIRLALMVGITVPLSVAVATTVHLVVEKPGMGLGRKLQTAVLGLSSFSPRDVRQTVDTAEGRRDLQSYAGPGGYSADDASAKTAGRATTPG; encoded by the coding sequence TTGAATGCCGGAGAATGCGTCCGGCGGCTCTTCTTCGTCATCTTCGCTCCTGATTCGCAGCAAGAATCCTCGCCGCTGTCAGGCAGAAAATCCACTCAAGCTACTGTCCGAATTTGCGGGGCCAGCTCTTGTCTTCTCTTTGCGACCAATGAGATCAACCCGGTCTACTGGACCCTGCACGTCGAAATCGTTGGCAGCATATTGTTGCCGCTTATGTTGCTCAACGCACCGCTGGCTTTGATTCTCTGCTTCGGCCTGCAATTCTGGCCCGCCCATCTTGTTCCGCTTTGGGTGATGACGAACATGTTGCTATTCAGTTTCGCTGCTGGCGTGCTGACCTATAGGCTGGTCGAGAAGGTCCAGTTTCGCGTTGAACGCTACTGGGGCATCGGAGGCGCGATGCTGCTCGTATTCGCTCACGCCGTGATCGGCCCGCGATCATTCTCGGGTTGGCACCTGGGCTCTATCGAGGCGCTCCGCGTCAACCTCGGCGCGATGGATAATCTAGGACTTTTGGCCCAGCACAGTTTAGAGACCACCGGCGCGGCCGTCTTAGTTGCCGTGCTCGCTTGCAACCCCATTAGGCTGTTGCAGGCGGCGCCACTACGCATGCTTGGTCAGATCTCATACTCCGTCTATGTCGCGCATATTCCCGCGCTTATCTTGGTAGCAGCCGCCGTCTCCCTGGTCACCTCCGATCCGGTCATCCGGCTCGCTTTGATGGTCGGGATTACCGTCCCTCTCTCGGTGGCTGTTGCAACCACGGTCCATCTGGTCGTGGAGAAGCCAGGTATGGGGTTAGGACGCAAACTCCAGACCGCCGTCCTCGGGTTATCGAGCTTCTCCCCTCGGGATGTGAGGCAAACTGTCGATACAGCCGAGGGACGCAGAGACCTCCAAAGCTACGCCGGGCCGGGAGGGTACTCGGCCGACGACGCTTCAGCGAAGACGGCAGGCCGGGCGACGACCCCGGGTTGA
- a CDS encoding acyltransferase family protein: MVILVHCVVTWTPEFSVGFQNLLLVPMSGRAPVILFFVLSGFVLASSFDGYSLRAVTGYYVRRLFRIVPLAWVGLLIALLVAALTRQWVPDLPLSDWLRPTFTASADRLPGCRAGPGCLDSAPLDLSGFLPGYAERGALRFCRCVGRA; this comes from the coding sequence ATGGTGATCCTTGTTCATTGCGTGGTCACCTGGACGCCAGAGTTCTCGGTTGGCTTCCAAAACCTGTTGCTCGTCCCGATGAGCGGGAGGGCGCCGGTCATTTTATTCTTCGTCCTCAGCGGTTTCGTGCTGGCGAGTTCCTTCGATGGCTACTCCCTGCGAGCTGTGACCGGTTACTATGTACGTCGGCTGTTCCGCATAGTCCCGCTGGCGTGGGTTGGTCTCCTCATAGCACTTCTTGTAGCGGCTCTGACTCGCCAATGGGTACCCGACTTACCACTTAGTGATTGGTTGAGGCCGACGTTCACCGCGTCGGCAGATCGGCTGCCTGGCTGTAGAGCTGGCCCCGGTTGTTTGGACAGCGCCCCGCTGGATTTAAGTGGATTCCTGCCGGGTTATGCTGAACGCGGGGCTTTACGATTTTGTCGTTGCGTCGGGAGGGCGTAG
- a CDS encoding TCR/Tet family MFS transporter — translation MSDGSGGATAQGAAPIRRGAVAFIFVTILLDMLALGVIMPILPKLIESFVDNDTAHAARIFGLFGTAWALMQFVFSPLLGALSDRFGRRPVVLLSNFGLAADYVLMALAPSLLWLFIGRVISGITSASISTAFAYIADVTPPERRAAVFGRIGAAFGAGFILGPALGGLLGDVDPRLPFWASAGLSFANALYGLFVLPESLASDKRAPFRWRSASPVGALNLLRSNAVLAALSVVNFIAQVAHVVLPSTFVLYATYRYGWDSKTVGLTLAMVGICAMVVQGLAIGPIVRALGERNALLLGLCAGALGFVVLGAAPTGPLSWLGIPILALWGISGAASQALMTRLVAPDQQGQLQGATASVQSVSQLVGPFLFTLTFSYFIGASAPLHLPGAPFLLAAVLMVVCVAIAVRTLGGAKES, via the coding sequence GTGAGTGACGGCTCCGGCGGGGCGACGGCGCAGGGTGCAGCGCCGATCCGGCGCGGCGCGGTCGCCTTCATCTTCGTCACCATCCTGCTCGACATGCTCGCGCTCGGCGTGATCATGCCGATCCTGCCCAAGCTGATCGAAAGCTTCGTCGACAACGACACCGCGCATGCGGCGCGCATCTTCGGCCTGTTCGGCACCGCCTGGGCGCTGATGCAGTTCGTGTTCTCGCCGCTGCTCGGCGCACTGTCGGATCGCTTCGGGCGCCGGCCGGTGGTGCTGCTGTCGAATTTCGGGCTCGCGGCCGATTACGTGTTGATGGCGCTGGCGCCGTCGCTGCTCTGGCTGTTCATCGGCCGGGTGATCTCCGGCATCACCTCGGCGAGCATCTCGACCGCGTTCGCCTATATCGCCGACGTCACCCCGCCGGAACGGCGTGCCGCGGTCTTCGGCAGGATCGGTGCGGCCTTCGGGGCGGGCTTCATCCTGGGGCCGGCGCTCGGCGGCCTGCTCGGCGATGTCGATCCGCGCCTGCCGTTCTGGGCCTCGGCGGGCTTAAGCTTCGCCAATGCGCTCTATGGGCTCTTTGTCCTGCCGGAATCGCTAGCGTCCGACAAACGTGCACCGTTTCGTTGGCGCAGTGCCAGTCCGGTCGGGGCGCTGAATTTGTTGCGGTCCAATGCCGTGCTGGCCGCCTTGTCGGTCGTCAACTTCATCGCGCAGGTCGCGCATGTCGTCCTGCCCTCGACCTTCGTGCTCTATGCGACCTATCGCTACGGCTGGGACTCCAAGACCGTAGGACTGACGCTCGCCATGGTCGGTATCTGCGCCATGGTGGTGCAGGGGCTTGCGATCGGCCCGATCGTGCGCGCGCTCGGCGAGCGCAACGCGTTGCTGCTCGGTCTGTGCGCTGGCGCGCTCGGCTTCGTCGTCCTGGGCGCTGCGCCCACGGGACCGCTGTCCTGGCTCGGCATTCCCATTCTAGCGCTATGGGGTATCTCCGGCGCCGCCTCGCAAGCACTGATGACGCGGCTGGTCGCGCCCGATCAGCAGGGCCAGTTGCAGGGCGCGACCGCGAGCGTGCAGAGCGTCTCGCAGCTCGTCGGCCCGTTCCTGTTCACGCTGACATTTTCCTATTTCATCGGCGCCAGCGCCCCGCTGCATCTGCCCGGCGCGCCGTTCCTGCTTGCTGCGGTGCTGATGGTGGTGTGCGTCGCGATCGCGGTGCGGACGTTGGGTGGGGCGAAGGAAAGCTGA